DNA from Bacteroidales bacterium:
AGGCGAAAGAATAGCCGAAAGTGTTATTAAATATTTTGCCGATGAACGTAATCGCTCATTAATAGAGGAGTTAAGAGCAGAAGGCTTACAATTAAAACTCTCTGAAGAGAGAATTTCAATGTTTTCCGATACTTTGTCTGGACTATCAATTGTAATTAGTGGTACTTTTGAGAAACACTCAAGAGATGAATACAAATCACTAATAGAACAACACGGAGGTAAGAACACTTCATCTGTTTCTGCAAAAACAGATTACATATTGGCTGGTGCAAATATGGGACCTGCAAAATTAGAAAAAGCTCAGAAACTTGGTGTTAAAGTTATAAACGAAACCGAGTTCCTATCAATGATAGGAGAGTTATAGTAAACTTAGTTAATTAATATCAAATAGTTAATATTTGTACTTAATATTATTTAATTTGTTATAGTAAAAGTAGAAATTATTTATTATCTTCGCATCTTGAAATATTCGACAAGACCTTTATGGAGAGAATTAATTTAAAAGGATTGGGTGTTGCATTGATAACGCCTTTTAAAGAGGATGAAACTATCGACTTCACGGCACTCGGCAAACTAATTGAACACTTAATACAAAACAATATAGATTATCTTGTTGTACTTGGTACAACAGCCGAAACTCCAACATTATCAACCGAAGAAAAAAAAGAGGTTGTTTCATTTGTAAAACAAAGAGTAAATGGAAGAGTTCCTATTGTTTTAGGCGTTGGAGGAAATTGTACAAATAGCGTTGTCGCTCAATTAAAGAACGACAACTACGAAGGAATAGATGCTATATTAAGTGTTGTCCCATACTATAATAAACCATCACAAGAGGGCATATATCAACACTATAAAGCAATTGCTCAAGCAACTGAATTGCCAATAATCCTGTATAATGTACCCGGCAGAACAGGTGTCAATATGACTGCCGAAACCACTTTGCGTATTGCTCGTGAGTTTAAAAACGTTGTAGCAATCAAAGAGGCATCAGGAAATATTGTTCAAATGGATGATATCATCAAGAACAAACCTGCTGATTTTATGGTTATCTCTGGCGATGATGGTATAACTTTCCCTCTAATTACGTTAGGTGCTGTAGGTGTTATCTCTGTAATTGGAAATGCGTTCCCAAAAGAGTTTGGTAAAATGGTGCGTTTGGCTCTTAATGGTGATTACGATAGTGCATTAAGAATACACCATGAATTTACAGAACTATTCTCTCTA
Protein-coding regions in this window:
- a CDS encoding 4-hydroxy-tetrahydrodipicolinate synthase, which produces MERINLKGLGVALITPFKEDETIDFTALGKLIEHLIQNNIDYLVVLGTTAETPTLSTEEKKEVVSFVKQRVNGRVPIVLGVGGNCTNSVVAQLKNDNYEGIDAILSVVPYYNKPSQEGIYQHYKAIAQATELPIILYNVPGRTGVNMTAETTLRIAREFKNVVAIKEASGNIVQMDDIIKNKPADFMVISGDDGITFPLITLGAVGVISVIGNAFPKEFGKMVRLALNGDYDSALRIHHEFTELFSLLFVDGNPAGVKAMLNAMGYIDNKLRLPLVPTRITTYEKMRVVLDNLNIKC